A genomic region of Catalinimonas niigatensis contains the following coding sequences:
- a CDS encoding single-stranded DNA-binding protein has protein sequence MAGVNKVILLGNLGADPEVRHLESGSIVANISVATSESYVKNGQRMEQTEWHKVELWDKLAELCEKYLSKGNTVYIEGKIRTNTYQDKDGVTRYDKRIRATNMTFVGGRNDDTDSMDDNNNSYSQGTSSPPSSSQKKEEAASQRNEQDTDDLPF, from the coding sequence ATGGCTGGAGTAAACAAAGTTATATTACTGGGAAATTTAGGCGCTGACCCTGAAGTAAGGCATTTGGAGAGTGGTTCTATCGTTGCTAACATTAGCGTTGCAACCTCAGAGTCATATGTGAAGAATGGGCAGCGTATGGAACAAACAGAGTGGCATAAGGTAGAGCTCTGGGATAAACTGGCGGAGCTTTGTGAGAAGTATCTGTCAAAAGGAAATACTGTGTATATAGAGGGTAAAATCAGGACAAATACTTATCAGGATAAAGATGGTGTAACCCGCTATGACAAGCGTATACGGGCTACTAATATGACTTTTGTAGGAGGTAGAAATGATGATACAGACTCAATGGATGATAACAACAATAGTTATTCACAAGGCACTTCTTCCCCCCCATCATCCTCACAGAAGAAGGAGGAGGCTGCCTCTCAGCGCAATGAGCAAGATACTGACGACCTACCCTTTTAG
- the mutY gene encoding A/G-specific adenine glycosylase, translating into MSISSALEPNFFSEKIIHWYQKHKRDLPWRHTRDPYLIWLSEIILQQTRVKQGLPYFHRFVEAFPTIYDLAEASEQEVLRLWQGLGYYSRARNLHSCAKTVVASNDGEFPLNYKELRQLKGIGTYTAAAIASFAYNEKVAVVDGNVYRVLARVFGLKEDILSTKGQHKFQKLADMLVPDGLAGEYNQAIMEFGALQCTPRNPACLLCPLNTICFAYQHTEQSSLPVKIKKVKIKKRYLSYILIRQGDKIYMKERTSKDIWRGLYDFYSIESKHEVQNIEKLDDPLVAEIIKTANPTVEMSGLYRHQLTHQQLWVRFFTLILGEHRLADSLLIEKSLTAYNVEEVKNLPKPILIDNYLSEVIF; encoded by the coding sequence ATGAGTATTTCATCAGCCTTGGAACCTAATTTCTTTTCCGAAAAAATCATACACTGGTATCAGAAGCATAAACGCGATTTGCCCTGGCGGCATACACGCGACCCCTATTTGATCTGGCTATCAGAAATTATTTTGCAGCAAACACGTGTTAAGCAGGGCTTGCCTTACTTCCACCGTTTTGTGGAGGCCTTTCCTACAATATATGATTTGGCTGAAGCAAGCGAGCAGGAAGTACTGCGTCTGTGGCAGGGGCTTGGCTACTATTCCAGGGCTAGAAACCTACACAGTTGTGCCAAAACAGTTGTGGCTAGTAATGATGGAGAATTTCCGTTAAATTATAAAGAATTACGCCAGCTTAAAGGCATAGGGACATATACTGCTGCTGCCATTGCTTCATTTGCTTACAATGAAAAAGTGGCGGTAGTAGACGGTAATGTGTATCGTGTATTGGCAAGGGTTTTTGGTTTGAAAGAGGATATTCTATCTACCAAAGGTCAGCATAAATTTCAAAAACTAGCTGATATGCTAGTTCCAGATGGTTTAGCAGGAGAGTATAATCAGGCAATCATGGAATTTGGTGCTTTACAATGCACACCCAGGAACCCGGCATGCTTACTTTGTCCATTGAATACTATATGTTTTGCATATCAACATACTGAGCAGTCTAGTTTGCCGGTGAAGATTAAGAAGGTAAAAATAAAAAAACGCTATCTTTCTTACATCCTTATCCGACAAGGAGATAAAATTTATATGAAAGAGCGGACATCAAAAGACATTTGGCGAGGGCTATATGATTTTTATTCAATAGAAAGCAAACATGAAGTGCAAAACATAGAAAAATTAGATGACCCATTGGTGGCAGAAATTATAAAAACTGCCAACCCTACTGTAGAAATGTCCGGTTTATATAGGCACCAACTGACACATCAGCAGTTGTGGGTGCGGTTTTTTACTTTGATATTGGGGGAACATAGGCTGGCAGATTCTTTGTTGATAGAGAAAAGCTTGACTGCATATAACGTAGAAGAGGTAAAGAATTTACCTAAGCCTATTTTAATAGATAACTATTTGAGTGAAGTAATATTTTAG
- a CDS encoding HU family DNA-binding protein: protein MTKAEVVQQIADKTGIDKADVYTTVEAFFSVVKSSMSSGENIYIRGFGSFVNKKRARKVGRNISKNTAIIIDEHFVPSFKPSKVFQEKVKNSKKLKEIEAN, encoded by the coding sequence GTGACAAAAGCAGAAGTAGTTCAGCAAATTGCTGACAAAACAGGTATTGATAAGGCAGACGTGTACACTACCGTTGAAGCTTTTTTTAGCGTGGTCAAAAGCTCCATGTCTAGTGGTGAAAATATCTACATTAGAGGTTTTGGAAGTTTTGTTAACAAAAAAAGAGCACGTAAGGTAGGTAGAAACATCTCTAAAAACACTGCTATCATTATTGATGAGCACTTCGTTCCTAGTTTCAAACCCTCTAAAGTCTTTCAGGAAAAGGTAAAAAACAGCAAAAAGCTCAAAGAAATAGAAGCGAATTAA
- a CDS encoding tetratricopeptide repeat protein, protein MLKKQVILSVVAIVAVLLLFMLPKVVVDNENESQNQTASTEENGNNQAETAEHVGSISEEVKTELTKLREAYKNSKNSENFTNFANSLIDRFAAANQYDSAARYAEELASIEPEVPHLRKAADMYYEAFTYAMEAEKTARMGEKARYFYEQVMTQDPADLDAKAKMAMTYVSSSTPMQGIQMLREVLEEDENNEMAIYNLGLLSMQSQQYDKAIDRFEKLVKLEPDNLQAQFLLGVSYFETGEKEKAKIQLLRVKEMDEDPSVQASVDEYLNQL, encoded by the coding sequence ATGTTGAAAAAGCAGGTAATACTAAGTGTAGTAGCTATTGTAGCCGTTTTGCTTTTGTTTATGCTGCCTAAAGTAGTGGTAGATAATGAAAACGAAAGTCAAAACCAGACTGCCAGCACTGAGGAGAATGGAAATAACCAGGCAGAAACTGCTGAGCATGTTGGCAGTATTTCTGAGGAAGTAAAAACAGAGCTTACCAAACTAAGAGAAGCTTATAAGAATAGTAAGAATTCAGAAAATTTTACTAATTTTGCAAATTCGTTGATAGATCGCTTCGCTGCTGCTAATCAATACGATAGCGCAGCAAGATACGCAGAAGAACTAGCTAGTATAGAGCCTGAAGTACCCCATCTTCGCAAAGCGGCAGATATGTACTATGAGGCATTTACTTATGCAATGGAAGCTGAGAAGACAGCGCGTATGGGTGAAAAAGCCCGTTACTTCTATGAGCAAGTAATGACGCAAGATCCTGCTGATCTGGATGCAAAAGCAAAGATGGCCATGACTTATGTTTCTTCTTCTACACCCATGCAGGGCATCCAAATGCTTCGTGAAGTGTTGGAAGAAGATGAAAATAATGAAATGGCTATTTATAATCTTGGACTTCTGTCTATGCAGTCTCAGCAGTATGACAAGGCTATTGATAGATTTGAAAAGCTTGTTAAACTTGAGCCGGATAATCTTCAGGCACAGTTTTTATTGGGTGTAAGCTACTTTGAAACCGGAGAAAAAGAGAAAGCGAAAATTCAGCTTTTGCGCGTTAAGGAAATGGATGAAGATCCATCTGTCCAGGCAAGTGTTGATGAATATCTGAATCAGTTGTAA
- a CDS encoding Rne/Rng family ribonuclease, with the protein MSNELFINSTQEGCRIALLKERSLVEFHHEVDANKFTVGDVYLGSVRKVVPGLNAAFIDVGYEKDAFLHYLDLGPQIKTLNKFLKSTFNNKYNTHLLGKFNNEPDINKLGKINQVLTKNQPVLVQIVKEPISTKGPRLSCELSIAGRYLILVPFSNVVNISKKITDKNERKRLMRLISSIKPEGFGIIIRTVAEKKDVAELDRDLRNLVNVWAEGVKKIKSAKPRDKIIGEMSRASSLLRDMLNESFDSIVTDDLEIYEEVKTYIKTIAPAKEKIVKHYNGKVKLFENFGIEKQLKSLFGQSVSIPGGGYLIIEHTEALHVVDVNSGNKSNSEKDQETTALNVNLQAAAEVARQLRLRDMGGIIVIDFIDMRKLENKKAVFDKMKEEMRVDRAKNTVLPLTKFGLMQITRQRVRPELNIITKEICPTCGGSGKVAPTLLVSDQIEKNLEYILLKQNEEQLTIALHPFLHAYFTKGFISRRVKWFFKYKRWVRLETDSSLGLVDYHFHNKAGEQIELS; encoded by the coding sequence TTGAGTAATGAATTATTTATCAATTCAACTCAAGAAGGATGTCGTATTGCCCTTTTAAAAGAGAGAAGCCTGGTGGAATTTCACCACGAGGTTGATGCTAATAAGTTTACTGTTGGTGACGTTTACCTTGGGTCTGTTAGAAAGGTAGTGCCCGGTTTGAATGCAGCTTTTATTGACGTAGGATATGAAAAGGATGCGTTCCTGCACTACCTTGATCTAGGACCTCAGATTAAGACATTGAATAAGTTTTTAAAAAGCACATTCAACAATAAATATAATACGCATCTGTTAGGCAAATTCAACAATGAGCCTGACATTAATAAATTAGGTAAAATTAATCAGGTTCTTACCAAAAACCAGCCTGTGCTGGTACAGATCGTAAAAGAACCTATCTCAACAAAAGGGCCCCGATTATCCTGCGAGTTGTCTATCGCCGGAAGATATCTTATACTTGTGCCATTTTCTAATGTCGTCAATATCTCTAAAAAGATTACTGACAAGAACGAAAGAAAAAGGCTCATGCGTTTGATCTCTTCCATCAAACCTGAAGGTTTTGGCATTATTATCAGAACTGTAGCAGAAAAGAAAGACGTAGCAGAGTTAGACAGAGACCTGCGTAATTTAGTGAACGTCTGGGCAGAAGGCGTCAAAAAAATAAAATCTGCAAAGCCTCGCGACAAAATTATCGGTGAAATGAGCCGAGCATCTTCTCTGCTCAGAGATATGCTCAATGAATCTTTTGATAGTATTGTCACTGACGATCTGGAAATTTATGAGGAGGTAAAAACGTATATCAAAACGATTGCTCCCGCCAAAGAAAAGATCGTTAAGCACTATAATGGTAAGGTCAAGCTCTTCGAGAATTTTGGCATTGAAAAACAGCTTAAGTCACTTTTTGGTCAATCAGTCAGTATTCCTGGTGGAGGTTATCTCATCATCGAGCATACCGAAGCGCTACATGTCGTTGATGTCAACAGTGGAAATAAGTCCAATTCTGAAAAAGATCAGGAAACCACTGCACTCAATGTAAATCTACAGGCAGCCGCTGAAGTAGCGCGTCAGCTTCGTCTACGTGATATGGGTGGCATTATTGTCATTGATTTTATCGACATGCGCAAGCTTGAAAACAAGAAAGCGGTATTTGATAAGATGAAGGAGGAAATGCGAGTGGACCGTGCTAAAAACACCGTACTGCCTCTAACAAAATTTGGATTGATGCAGATTACCCGCCAAAGGGTAAGACCTGAACTCAATATTATCACCAAAGAAATTTGTCCTACTTGCGGAGGCAGCGGTAAGGTAGCGCCAACTTTGTTGGTATCTGATCAGATAGAAAAAAATTTAGAGTACATCCTGCTTAAGCAGAATGAAGAGCAGTTAACCATTGCACTGCATCCTTTTCTGCATGCTTATTTTACCAAAGGATTCATTTCCCGTCGTGTAAAGTGGTTTTTTAAATACAAACGATGGGTACGCCTTGAGACAGATTCTTCTTTGGGCTTGGTAGATTATCATTTCCATAATAAAGCTGGAGAACAGATAGAACTCTCTTAG
- a CDS encoding glycosyltransferase family 2 protein translates to MSQPLVTIICLCYNHEKFIVESLTSVWKQAYEHIEVIIVDDCSTDDSVAIIQSYLATYPSPFPLKTLFLKQNLGNCAAFNRGWKMAKGEYIIDLATDDILLPKRVSSQVAHFQQLPEDYGVVFTESKYIDATGRDLGYHYDKQYKHIRPIPTGDIYQEVLSRYFISSPTMMIRKEVLQYLGGYDEQLAYEDFDFWVRSSRKYKYTYLDECTTLVRKLESSLSKGIYKKGDRQLHSTFLVCQKAKSLNKTLAEQEALIKRVKSEIRQSVFSDSREETVLFFGLLEEIESIKGFYRILYLLFKTNIPLNWLRSLYIRVRY, encoded by the coding sequence ATGAGCCAGCCTTTGGTGACAATCATATGTCTTTGTTATAACCATGAAAAGTTTATTGTGGAGAGCTTGACCTCTGTCTGGAAGCAAGCTTATGAGCATATAGAGGTAATTATTGTAGATGATTGCAGTACTGATGATAGTGTCGCTATCATTCAAAGCTATTTGGCAACATACCCCTCTCCTTTTCCGCTCAAAACATTATTTCTAAAGCAGAACCTGGGCAATTGTGCAGCCTTTAATCGAGGCTGGAAGATGGCAAAAGGTGAATATATCATTGATCTTGCTACAGATGATATCCTTCTGCCCAAGCGGGTCAGCAGTCAGGTAGCCCATTTCCAACAACTTCCTGAAGATTATGGAGTGGTATTTACAGAATCCAAATATATTGATGCTACAGGAAGAGATTTAGGGTATCATTATGATAAGCAATATAAACATATTCGTCCTATTCCTACTGGAGATATATATCAGGAAGTATTGTCACGATATTTCATCTCATCACCTACCATGATGATTAGGAAAGAAGTACTCCAATATTTAGGAGGATATGATGAACAACTTGCATATGAGGACTTTGACTTTTGGGTAAGATCATCCAGAAAGTACAAATATACTTACCTGGATGAATGTACTACATTGGTGCGGAAATTGGAATCCTCCCTGTCAAAAGGAATATATAAAAAAGGCGACAGACAATTGCATTCAACATTTCTGGTTTGTCAAAAAGCCAAGTCATTGAACAAAACCCTGGCTGAGCAGGAAGCCTTGATAAAACGAGTAAAATCCGAAATCAGACAGTCCGTATTTTCAGATAGTCGTGAAGAGACAGTCCTTTTTTTTGGTTTGTTAGAGGAGATTGAGAGTATAAAAGGGTTTTATCGCATACTTTATTTACTCTTTAAAACAAACATACCACTTAATTGGCTTCGCAGCTTGTACATAAGAGTACGCTACTAA
- a CDS encoding GNAT family N-acetyltransferase yields MKNLKFVIAQEPDAYPMSVENYIYNDKVYLQSKEKAYGKSLSFYALSGKVAVARIHFFLIKQSNGGVEAVSIPASPFGSFEYDKGLPLQALTYFVNHIKQHLLARNADRIVIRDCIHAYRPEKNTAMPKVMEQTGFSVSDQMINHHILIDEESMALKLGRGKFRRVKECQEAGFVVQKKSIEDIEEIYTFLYQCYASKRRKLSLSLPQLREQVLGMPDCYPLFAVYDQQKMIAASVTVKVNPRILYTFYYAALSEYNYWSPTTFLLYTIYQYCQENSISIMDMGTSLSGSVAHFKAYMGGVPSSKFTYQYCI; encoded by the coding sequence ATCTATAACGATAAAGTTTATCTTCAGTCTAAAGAAAAGGCATACGGCAAATCCCTAAGCTTTTATGCGTTATCAGGTAAGGTAGCAGTAGCAAGGATTCATTTCTTTCTGATCAAACAAAGTAATGGAGGAGTAGAGGCGGTTAGTATTCCCGCCAGCCCTTTTGGGTCTTTTGAGTATGACAAAGGTTTACCTTTACAAGCATTGACATATTTTGTAAATCATATTAAGCAGCACCTGCTGGCAAGAAATGCTGACAGGATTGTGATTAGAGATTGCATTCATGCCTATCGTCCAGAGAAAAATACTGCAATGCCAAAGGTTATGGAACAAACAGGCTTTAGTGTAAGTGATCAAATGATCAATCATCATATTCTGATAGATGAAGAAAGCATGGCACTGAAACTAGGTAGAGGAAAGTTTAGAAGGGTAAAAGAGTGTCAAGAAGCAGGTTTCGTAGTACAGAAAAAATCTATAGAGGATATTGAAGAAATCTATACATTTTTGTACCAATGCTATGCCAGTAAAAGACGCAAGCTTTCTCTTAGTTTGCCTCAGCTAAGAGAACAGGTATTGGGTATGCCAGATTGTTACCCATTATTTGCTGTATATGATCAACAGAAAATGATTGCAGCTTCTGTTACGGTAAAAGTGAATCCCAGAATTTTATACACTTTTTACTATGCTGCCTTATCAGAATATAATTATTGGAGTCCTACTACTTTTTTACTCTATACTATTTATCAATATTGTCAGGAAAATAGTATAAGCATTATGGATATGGGAACTTCCTTATCGGGTTCAGTAGCGCATTTTAAAGCTTACATGGGAGGAGTTCCTTCTTCCAAATTCACTTATCAATACTGCATATGA